A window of the Cystobacter fuscus genome harbors these coding sequences:
- a CDS encoding DUF4352 domain-containing protein: MRAPTQALLLLLCAAAPLGGCKEKPVDGPSEDRTLEKLRLEVDRVNQGGAPSAPPGTPTDPHAQLADLAAAQDSDAVKTLVLASRQPVSVDTLELQPTGLESMHSLRGAGKVALTTSDLFVRVKLEARNTGAKAVDVPLSAAKLVDAEGQEYPIPRDAQAVGGTRRLDHTWEPGQSESLALVFEVPLAAVTPGLVLVFPSRGGKDTRLPLQ, encoded by the coding sequence ATGAGAGCCCCCACCCAGGCGCTCCTCCTGCTGCTCTGTGCGGCCGCTCCGTTGGGCGGCTGCAAGGAGAAACCCGTGGACGGTCCCTCCGAGGACCGCACCCTGGAGAAGTTGCGCCTGGAAGTGGATCGCGTGAACCAGGGCGGTGCTCCCTCGGCCCCACCCGGCACACCCACCGATCCCCACGCGCAGCTCGCCGACCTCGCCGCCGCGCAGGACTCGGACGCGGTGAAGACGCTCGTGCTGGCCTCGCGCCAGCCCGTGAGCGTGGACACGCTCGAGCTCCAGCCCACGGGCCTGGAGTCGATGCACTCGCTGCGCGGCGCCGGCAAGGTGGCCCTCACCACCTCGGATCTCTTCGTGCGCGTGAAGCTCGAGGCGCGCAACACCGGCGCGAAGGCCGTGGACGTGCCACTCTCGGCGGCGAAGCTCGTGGACGCCGAGGGCCAGGAGTACCCCATCCCCCGCGATGCACAGGCCGTGGGCGGCACCCGAAGGCTGGACCACACCTGGGAACCGGGGCAGAGCGAGTCGCTCGCCCTCGTCTTCGAGGTGCCCCTGGCCGCCGTCACGCCCGGGCTGGTGCTCGTGTTTCCATCCCGCGGCGGCAAGGACACCCGCCTTCCGCTGCAATGA
- a CDS encoding glutamate--cysteine ligase — MSLDLQRTASEPITSVDMLLAGFRSAEKPRAQHRLGLEHEKFVYPVRSARSVPYEGPSGIGALLEKLAPGGYEPFRETPSSPAIALQKGMLTISLEPGGQFELSGSPFVTAREAHAENLAHLSEVKAAAAPLGLQLVALGYRPFGTTEDVSWMPKSRYVAMRQVLPERGALAHHMMLMTSTGQVSLDWEDEADCVRKTVLIARLTPLLVALYANSPLRDGKPSGYMSFRSRVWDEVDPTRCGYLRSFFDGSFSYKAYAEWALDAPILFLRRRGEYLRPKMTFRQFIREGFEGAPADLSDWTDHLSTLFPEARLKKVVEVRGADCCSAAMTGALGALWRGLLYDRTALDEASRLLPPLTYEQQLAFHDTARREGLAGRWNGQELHRLAGEMVAIARRGLERLDPQDAPLLEPLAEVAASGRSPAQAVLEAWEKNPAPEALLSRFTL, encoded by the coding sequence ATGTCCCTTGACCTCCAGCGAACTGCCTCCGAGCCCATTACCTCCGTCGACATGCTCCTGGCCGGCTTCCGGTCCGCCGAGAAGCCGCGCGCTCAACATCGACTGGGGCTCGAGCATGAGAAGTTCGTCTACCCGGTGCGCTCCGCGAGGAGCGTGCCCTACGAGGGGCCCTCGGGGATTGGCGCGCTGCTCGAGAAGCTGGCTCCGGGCGGCTATGAGCCCTTCCGGGAGACCCCGTCCTCCCCGGCCATCGCGCTGCAGAAGGGGATGCTCACCATTTCCCTGGAGCCCGGTGGCCAGTTCGAGCTGTCCGGCTCGCCCTTCGTCACCGCGCGCGAGGCCCATGCCGAGAACCTCGCGCACCTCTCCGAGGTGAAGGCCGCCGCGGCCCCCCTGGGCTTGCAGCTGGTGGCCCTGGGCTACCGGCCCTTCGGGACGACCGAGGACGTGTCGTGGATGCCCAAGTCGCGCTACGTGGCCATGCGCCAGGTGCTGCCCGAGCGCGGGGCGCTCGCGCACCACATGATGTTGATGACCTCCACCGGTCAGGTGTCGCTCGACTGGGAGGACGAGGCCGACTGCGTGCGCAAGACGGTGCTCATCGCCCGGCTGACCCCGCTGCTCGTGGCGCTCTACGCCAACAGCCCGCTGCGCGACGGCAAGCCCTCCGGCTACATGTCCTTCCGCAGCCGGGTCTGGGACGAGGTGGATCCCACGCGCTGTGGCTACCTGCGCTCCTTCTTCGATGGCTCCTTCTCCTACAAGGCCTACGCGGAGTGGGCGCTGGATGCCCCCATCCTGTTCCTGCGCCGGCGCGGGGAGTACCTCCGGCCGAAGATGACCTTCCGGCAGTTCATCCGCGAGGGCTTCGAGGGAGCTCCGGCCGACCTGTCGGACTGGACGGACCACCTTTCCACGCTCTTTCCCGAGGCGCGGCTGAAGAAGGTCGTCGAGGTGCGCGGCGCGGACTGTTGTTCGGCGGCCATGACGGGCGCGCTCGGGGCGCTGTGGCGCGGGCTGCTGTATGACCGCACGGCGCTGGACGAGGCCTCGCGCCTGCTGCCGCCGCTCACCTACGAGCAGCAGCTCGCCTTCCACGACACCGCGCGCCGCGAGGGACTGGCGGGGCGGTGGAATGGACAGGAACTGCACCGTCTGGCCGGGGAGATGGTCGCCATCGCCCGCCGGGGTCTGGAGCGCCTGGACCCCCAGGACGCTCCCCTGCTCGAGCCCCTCGCCGAGGTGGCCGCCTCGGGACGCTCGCCCGCGCAGGCGGTGCTGGAGGCCTGGGAGAAGAACCCGGCCCCCGAGGCGCTGCTCTCGCGCTTCACCCTGTGA
- a CDS encoding outer membrane beta-barrel protein, producing MKARSWMGGVALVSLCMSGVALAAPSAERVAEDLKFNEETTPVGLDVRLGAGGLAGSGGDVTKVGPMVGIAAGAQPWRFIGVEAGVEGQRLPIDDPRVGEGEAMYRYNVGLLAKAGPLLSQDRLRPYVGVGAGVSYLNATSGAESLYRNDFITEVPLAAGVDYRFGNGIFAGARASYRVLFGEEFADAATLSGDSGGNLLNIAATVGGRF from the coding sequence GTGAAAGCTCGTTCCTGGATGGGTGGTGTCGCGCTGGTGTCCCTCTGCATGTCGGGTGTGGCGCTCGCGGCACCCAGCGCGGAGCGCGTCGCCGAGGATCTCAAGTTCAACGAGGAGACGACCCCGGTGGGCCTGGACGTCCGGCTGGGCGCGGGAGGACTGGCGGGCAGCGGCGGAGACGTCACCAAGGTGGGTCCGATGGTGGGCATCGCGGCGGGTGCCCAGCCCTGGCGCTTCATCGGCGTCGAGGCGGGAGTCGAGGGACAACGTCTGCCCATCGACGACCCGCGCGTCGGGGAGGGCGAGGCCATGTACCGCTACAACGTCGGTCTGCTCGCCAAGGCGGGCCCCCTGCTCTCCCAGGACAGGCTGCGGCCCTACGTGGGCGTGGGCGCGGGCGTGAGCTACCTCAACGCCACGAGTGGCGCGGAGAGCCTCTACCGCAACGACTTCATCACCGAGGTGCCGCTCGCGGCCGGTGTGGACTACCGCTTCGGCAACGGCATCTTCGCGGGCGCGCGGGCGTCCTACCGGGTGCTCTTCGGCGAGGAGTTCGCGGACGCGGCCACGCTCAGCGGTGACTCGGGCGGCAACCTGCTCAACATCGCCGCCACCGTGGGGGGGCGCTTCTAG
- a CDS encoding Hsp70 family protein, with product MTVEPKLLPLRIRLPYATEEEFIVRYGAYVARGGLFLATRAPKAEGTKLLFELVLADGGRLLRGEGVVVKSQADGPRAGMTVRFVRLDANSKALIDRVMDHKGQGPATAKSPLSPDFPTPEEAPAAPAPPPTETTRKGRPVISAEALRRQAERMPIPGSSRTPSREGIPTVAPVSAEPLPAPEPPVSFAPEPPALVAPEPPVLLAPEPPALVAPEPPVPLAPEPPAPVAPEPPVPEFKGRRRAILDVVPVAPVTAAPRDVVLGIDLGTTWARAAVHHQGTLQLIPIGGAQALPSLLAVNEAGQLLVGEAARAEAERTPSHAIPGLRRLLGVRARSPLMRALSGPLPFALGTSPQGDASIDIRGRQFLLPELAAQLLRELKSAAASFLGHDAARTVLCVPAHFDDRQRAALRETATLAGLEVLRILNAPSAAALAFGHGRGLARKRLLVVEFGGGGLDVSVVQLTGDDLEVITTGGDPTLGGMDFDARIAEALATARQAQGLPRPEHPSDWVELLLAAETAKVALSEREEVSLPLPGGAPPFVLTRQRLDTLTEDLVQRLTLVVRQVLESSALTPQGLDEVLLLGSQGRAPLVRRGLEEALGVPVRTDVGAEHPAALGAALLGQGLLDAEKGKPGATVSEVLSVPVGVAERGGGLRRVLERDTRLPAEKTLVIPVTAGPLALALFQGPSLVAVENEYLGTLSLTLERPGEAEVHFSLSQDGLLSLAVTLPGVKRQPVTLAAQPPEDAEWEALLSRSPFEGEPGTRPGGLLSGLRKLFGRR from the coding sequence GTGACGGTCGAGCCCAAGCTGCTCCCGCTGCGCATCCGCCTTCCGTACGCCACGGAGGAGGAGTTCATCGTCCGCTACGGCGCCTATGTCGCGCGGGGCGGCCTCTTCCTCGCCACGCGCGCGCCCAAGGCCGAGGGAACCAAACTCCTGTTCGAGCTGGTGCTGGCCGATGGCGGACGCCTCCTGCGAGGCGAGGGCGTGGTGGTGAAGTCCCAGGCCGACGGCCCTCGCGCGGGAATGACGGTGCGCTTCGTGCGCCTGGACGCGAACAGCAAGGCGCTCATCGACCGTGTCATGGACCACAAGGGCCAGGGCCCGGCGACGGCGAAGTCACCCCTCTCCCCGGACTTCCCCACTCCGGAAGAAGCACCCGCCGCGCCAGCCCCACCGCCCACCGAGACGACTCGGAAGGGACGCCCCGTCATCTCCGCGGAAGCCCTGCGTCGGCAAGCCGAGCGCATGCCCATCCCGGGCTCGTCCAGGACACCGTCCCGCGAGGGGATTCCCACCGTGGCTCCGGTCAGCGCGGAGCCACTCCCCGCCCCTGAACCGCCCGTTTCCTTCGCGCCCGAGCCTCCCGCTCTCGTGGCCCCCGAGCCACCTGTTCTCCTCGCGCCCGAGCCTCCCGCTCTCGTGGCCCCCGAGCCTCCTGTTCCCCTGGCGCCCGAGCCTCCCGCTCCCGTGGCTCCCGAACCGCCCGTGCCCGAATTCAAGGGCCGGCGGCGCGCCATCCTCGACGTGGTCCCCGTGGCTCCCGTCACGGCCGCGCCTCGCGACGTCGTGCTCGGCATCGATCTGGGCACCACATGGGCACGCGCCGCCGTTCACCACCAGGGCACGCTCCAGCTCATCCCCATCGGTGGAGCCCAGGCCCTCCCCTCGCTCCTCGCCGTGAACGAGGCGGGCCAGCTCCTCGTGGGGGAGGCGGCCCGGGCCGAAGCCGAGCGCACCCCGAGCCACGCGATCCCCGGGCTGCGCCGCCTCCTCGGAGTACGCGCCCGCTCGCCACTGATGCGCGCGCTGAGCGGCCCCCTACCCTTCGCCCTGGGCACCAGTCCCCAGGGCGACGCGAGCATCGACATCCGCGGCCGCCAGTTCCTCCTGCCCGAGCTCGCCGCCCAGCTCCTGCGCGAGCTCAAGTCCGCCGCCGCCTCCTTCCTCGGCCACGACGCCGCGCGCACCGTGCTGTGCGTTCCCGCCCACTTCGACGACCGGCAGCGCGCCGCCCTGCGCGAGACGGCCACGCTCGCCGGACTCGAGGTGCTGCGCATCCTCAACGCGCCCTCGGCCGCGGCGCTCGCCTTCGGGCACGGGCGGGGACTGGCACGCAAGCGGCTGCTGGTGGTGGAGTTCGGCGGAGGGGGGCTGGATGTGTCCGTCGTGCAGCTCACCGGCGACGACCTCGAGGTCATCACCACCGGAGGAGACCCCACTCTCGGCGGCATGGACTTCGACGCGCGCATCGCCGAGGCGCTCGCCACGGCCCGTCAGGCCCAGGGACTGCCCCGTCCCGAGCACCCCTCCGACTGGGTCGAGCTGTTGCTCGCCGCCGAGACCGCCAAGGTGGCCCTGAGCGAGCGGGAGGAGGTGTCCCTGCCCCTGCCCGGCGGCGCCCCGCCCTTCGTGCTCACCCGCCAGCGCCTGGACACCCTCACCGAGGATCTCGTGCAGCGCCTCACCCTCGTCGTGCGGCAGGTGCTCGAGTCCAGCGCGCTCACGCCCCAGGGGCTCGACGAGGTGCTGCTGCTGGGCAGCCAGGGCCGCGCGCCCCTGGTGCGTCGCGGGCTGGAGGAGGCCCTGGGCGTGCCCGTGCGCACGGACGTGGGGGCCGAGCACCCGGCGGCGCTCGGCGCGGCGCTGCTGGGCCAGGGGCTGCTCGACGCCGAGAAGGGCAAGCCGGGCGCCACCGTCTCCGAGGTGCTCTCCGTTCCCGTGGGCGTCGCCGAGCGCGGAGGCGGGTTGCGGCGCGTCCTCGAGCGCGACACGCGCCTGCCCGCGGAGAAGACGCTGGTGATTCCCGTCACCGCCGGCCCACTCGCCCTCGCGCTCTTCCAGGGGCCCTCGCTCGTGGCGGTGGAGAACGAGTACCTCGGCACGCTCTCCCTCACCCTCGAGCGTCCGGGCGAGGCCGAGGTGCACTTCAGCCTGTCGCAGGACGGGCTCCTGTCGCTGGCCGTCACCCTGCCCGGCGTCAAACGCCAGCCGGTCACCCTCGCCGCGCAGCCGCCCGAGGACGCGGAGTGGGAGGCCCTGCTGTCGCGCTCCCCCTTCGAGGGCGAGCCCGGAACGCGTCCGGGTGGACTCCTGTCGGGTCTGCGCAAGCTCTTCGGCCGCCGCTGA
- a CDS encoding EI24 domain-containing protein yields the protein MSASSPVPSFSARSNPADFLQGIALIGRATGLIFRTPRLLSLSLLCGLFTLVALGGLFALLWVYAPDLLGMVWTRPEPWWGRVLWGLVFVLLFLVLFVVGASVVVPLVLAPLQDPLSELTEERCGDYGSPPFRLGTFFRGLVLGVSHTLARIFFLLLGLGVLLPLHLVPGVGSIAWAVLATLWTMLWLAGEHLAAPMTRHQYPFGEVRRVLRQRWPLCLGFGAGVYALLWVPLLNNFFLPVAVVGGTLLYRGLLAVGNVPPPPDGK from the coding sequence ATGAGTGCTTCTTCACCGGTGCCCTCCTTCTCCGCCCGGTCCAACCCGGCGGATTTCCTCCAGGGCATCGCCCTGATTGGCCGGGCCACGGGGCTCATCTTCCGGACCCCCCGCCTGCTGAGCCTGTCCCTCCTTTGTGGGCTCTTCACCCTGGTGGCGCTCGGAGGCCTCTTCGCCCTGCTCTGGGTGTATGCGCCCGACCTCCTGGGTATGGTGTGGACGAGGCCCGAGCCCTGGTGGGGCCGTGTGCTCTGGGGGCTCGTCTTCGTGCTCCTGTTCCTCGTGCTGTTCGTCGTGGGGGCCAGCGTGGTGGTCCCCCTGGTGCTCGCGCCCCTCCAGGATCCGCTCTCCGAGCTCACCGAGGAGCGCTGCGGCGACTACGGCTCGCCGCCCTTCCGGCTCGGCACCTTCTTCCGGGGACTGGTCCTCGGCGTGTCCCACACCCTGGCGCGCATCTTCTTCCTCCTGCTGGGCCTGGGGGTGCTCCTGCCGCTGCACCTGGTGCCGGGGGTGGGCAGCATCGCCTGGGCCGTGCTGGCCACGCTCTGGACGATGCTCTGGCTGGCGGGCGAGCACCTCGCCGCCCCCATGACCCGCCACCAGTACCCCTTTGGCGAGGTGCGCCGGGTACTGCGCCAGCGCTGGCCGCTCTGCCTGGGCTTCGGCGCCGGGGTCTACGCCCTGCTCTGGGTGCCCCTGCTCAACAACTTCTTCCTCCCCGTGGCGGTGGTTGGCGGCACGCTGCTCTACCGGGGACTGCTCGCCGTGGGCAATGTCCCCCCTCCCCCCGACGGGAAATAA